One genomic region from Pseudoduganella dura encodes:
- a CDS encoding branched-chain amino acid ABC transporter substrate-binding protein, whose product MQQKLISLAIGAALTFAGAAMAQEVVTIGYVGPLSGQSAHLGTDTSNGARLAVEDLNAKGFQIGGKPVKFVLAAEDDAAEPKQATAAAQKLADQKVNGVIGHQTSGTSIPASRIYYNAGIPQISASATSPVYTRQKFNTTFRVVANDLKLGGTLGKYAVEKLGAKKIAVIDDRTAYGMGVATEFAKGAKGAQIVAREFTNDKATDFNAILTSIKAKNPDLVFFGGMDSVGGPLLRQMKALGIKTKLMGGDGICTEAMPKLAGPTAGDDAVVCAEAGGVTPAQQKKMAEFAARYKKRYGQELQIYAPYSYDAVMTMATAMAQAKSANPKQYLPFLSKVSYPGITGTITFDQFGDIKDGALTLFTFKGGKKTLIEVVK is encoded by the coding sequence ATGCAACAGAAGCTGATTTCCCTCGCCATTGGCGCCGCGCTCACCTTCGCGGGCGCCGCGATGGCGCAGGAAGTGGTCACGATCGGCTACGTGGGCCCGCTGTCGGGCCAGTCCGCCCACCTGGGCACGGACACGTCGAACGGCGCGCGCCTGGCCGTGGAAGACCTCAATGCCAAGGGCTTCCAGATCGGCGGCAAGCCCGTCAAGTTCGTGTTGGCGGCCGAGGACGACGCGGCCGAACCGAAGCAGGCCACGGCCGCCGCGCAAAAGCTGGCGGACCAGAAGGTGAACGGCGTGATCGGCCACCAGACGTCCGGCACGTCGATCCCCGCCTCGCGCATCTACTACAACGCCGGCATCCCGCAGATCTCGGCATCGGCCACCAGCCCGGTCTATACGCGCCAGAAGTTCAACACCACGTTCCGCGTGGTCGCCAACGACCTGAAGCTGGGCGGCACGCTGGGCAAGTATGCCGTCGAGAAACTCGGCGCGAAGAAGATCGCCGTGATCGACGACCGCACCGCCTACGGCATGGGCGTGGCCACCGAATTCGCCAAGGGCGCGAAAGGTGCGCAGATCGTGGCGCGCGAGTTCACCAACGACAAGGCCACCGACTTCAACGCGATCCTCACCAGCATCAAGGCGAAGAACCCAGATCTGGTGTTCTTCGGCGGCATGGATTCGGTGGGCGGCCCGCTGCTGCGCCAGATGAAGGCGCTGGGCATCAAGACCAAGCTGATGGGGGGCGACGGCATCTGTACCGAGGCAATGCCTAAACTGGCCGGCCCGACGGCGGGCGACGACGCGGTGGTGTGCGCCGAAGCGGGCGGCGTGACGCCCGCGCAGCAGAAGAAGATGGCGGAATTCGCTGCGCGCTATAAAAAGCGCTACGGCCAGGAACTGCAGATCTACGCGCCGTATTCCTACGATGCGGTGATGACGATGGCCACGGCGATGGCCCAGGCGAAGTCGGCCAATCCGAAGCAGTACCTGCCGTTCCTGTCGAAAGTAAGCTACCCGGGCATCACCGGCACGATCACGTTCGACCAGTTCGGCGATATCAAGGATGGCGCGCTGACGCTGTTCACGTTCAAGGGCGGCAAGAAGACGCTGATCGAAGTCGTGAAGTAA
- the lgt gene encoding prolipoprotein diacylglyceryl transferase: protein MLIHPMPDPVALHIGPVAIHWYGLMYVLAFALFIGLGRVRIRQPHIAALGWKNQDLDDMLFYGMLGVVIGGRLGEVLFYRPGYFLANPLEIFAVWHGGMSFHGGFIGVLVAMWFWSRKAQRNLLDVYDFIAPMVPLGYAAGRLGNFINAELPGRPVLDPNLPWAMIWPNVDALPRHPSPIYQMLVDGILVFIILWMFARHARPRLAVGAMYTLLYGCARFFTEYFRTPDWETTVLGLPITSGQVLSLPMIVAAIAMLVWSYRRNIYGAAPATA, encoded by the coding sequence ATGCTGATTCACCCGATGCCCGATCCTGTCGCCCTCCACATCGGCCCCGTCGCGATCCACTGGTATGGCCTGATGTATGTACTGGCGTTCGCGCTGTTCATAGGCCTGGGCCGCGTGCGGATCCGGCAGCCGCACATCGCCGCATTGGGCTGGAAGAACCAGGACCTGGACGACATGCTGTTCTACGGCATGCTGGGGGTGGTGATCGGCGGCCGGCTGGGCGAGGTGCTGTTCTACCGCCCCGGCTACTTCCTGGCCAATCCGCTGGAAATCTTCGCCGTCTGGCATGGCGGCATGAGCTTCCACGGCGGCTTCATCGGCGTGCTCGTGGCGATGTGGTTCTGGTCGCGCAAGGCGCAGCGCAACCTGCTGGACGTGTACGACTTCATCGCGCCGATGGTGCCGCTCGGGTACGCGGCCGGCCGCCTGGGCAACTTCATCAACGCGGAGCTGCCGGGCCGCCCGGTGCTCGACCCGAACCTGCCGTGGGCGATGATCTGGCCGAACGTGGATGCGCTGCCGCGCCACCCTTCGCCGATCTACCAGATGCTGGTCGACGGCATCCTCGTGTTCATCATCCTGTGGATGTTCGCGCGCCATGCCCGGCCGCGGCTCGCGGTGGGTGCGATGTACACGCTGCTTTACGGCTGCGCGCGCTTCTTCACCGAGTACTTCCGCACGCCGGACTGGGAGACCACGGTGCTGGGCCTGCCGATCACGTCGGGCCAGGTGCTGTCGCTGCCGATGATCGTGGCGGCCATCGCGATGCTGGTGTGGTCGTACCGCCGCAATATCTACGGCGCCGCGCCGGCAACGGCATAG
- the ilvD gene encoding dihydroxy-acid dehydratase — protein sequence MPTYRSYTTTQGRNMAGARALWRATGMKDGDFSKPIIAVVNSFTQFVPGHVHLKDLGQMVAREIEAAGGVAKEFNTIAVDDGIAMGHGGMLYSLPSRDLIADSVEYMVNAHCADAMVCISNCDKITPGMLMAAMRLNIPTVFVSGGPMEAGKVIKVVNNDRKIIKLDLVDAMIKAGDSTVSDADVAEIERSACPTCGSCSGMFTANSMNCLTEALGLSLPGNGTILATHSDRKELFLSAGRLIVEITRRHYEEDDYSVLPRNIASKAAWENAMALDVSMGGSTNTVLHLLAAAHEAEVHFTMADIDRISRNVPCLCKVAPMTDKYHIEDVHRAGGIFSILGELARAGLLDTSLPTVHSPTMADAIRKYDIRVSDDQAVHQMFRAAPGGVPTQVAFSQSERFEANDLDRTAGCIRDIAHAYSQDGGLAVLYGNIAEKGCIVKTAGVDESILKFSGKARVFESQDSAVEAILGDTVHAGDVVIIRYEGPKGGPGMQEMLYPTSYIKSKGLGKACALFTDGRFSGGSSGLVIGHASPEAAEGGAIGLVEEGDMIDIDIPNRTINLRVTTEELAHRRALMEELGAAAWHPVNRERAVSQALRAYAALTTSADRGAVRDLSQLKR from the coding sequence ATGCCAACCTACCGTTCCTATACAACCACGCAGGGCCGCAACATGGCGGGCGCCCGCGCGCTGTGGCGCGCCACCGGCATGAAGGATGGCGATTTCAGCAAGCCGATCATTGCCGTCGTCAACTCGTTCACGCAGTTCGTGCCGGGCCACGTGCACCTGAAGGACCTGGGCCAGATGGTGGCGCGCGAGATCGAGGCGGCCGGCGGCGTCGCCAAGGAATTCAACACGATCGCCGTCGACGACGGCATCGCGATGGGCCACGGTGGCATGCTGTACTCGCTGCCGTCGCGCGACCTGATCGCCGACTCGGTCGAGTACATGGTCAACGCGCACTGTGCCGATGCGATGGTGTGCATCTCGAACTGCGACAAGATCACCCCGGGCATGCTGATGGCCGCGATGCGCCTGAATATCCCCACCGTGTTCGTTTCCGGCGGGCCGATGGAAGCGGGCAAGGTGATCAAGGTCGTCAACAATGACCGGAAAATCATCAAGCTCGACCTGGTGGACGCGATGATCAAGGCCGGCGATTCGACCGTGTCGGACGCCGACGTGGCGGAAATCGAACGCTCGGCATGCCCGACCTGCGGTTCCTGCTCCGGCATGTTCACCGCGAACTCGATGAATTGCCTGACCGAGGCGCTGGGCCTGTCGCTGCCGGGCAACGGCACGATCCTGGCCACGCACTCCGACCGCAAGGAGCTGTTCCTGAGCGCCGGCCGGCTGATCGTCGAGATCACCAGGCGCCATTATGAAGAGGACGATTACTCGGTCCTGCCGCGCAACATCGCCTCCAAGGCCGCCTGGGAAAACGCCATGGCGCTGGACGTGTCGATGGGCGGCTCCACCAATACCGTGCTGCACCTGCTGGCCGCCGCGCACGAGGCGGAAGTGCATTTCACGATGGCCGACATCGACCGCATCTCGCGCAACGTGCCGTGCCTCTGCAAAGTGGCGCCGATGACGGACAAGTACCACATCGAGGACGTGCACCGCGCCGGCGGCATCTTCTCGATCCTGGGCGAACTGGCGCGCGCCGGCCTGCTCGACACGTCGCTGCCCACGGTGCACAGCCCGACCATGGCCGACGCCATCAGGAAATACGACATCCGCGTCAGCGACGACCAGGCCGTGCACCAGATGTTCCGCGCGGCGCCGGGCGGCGTGCCGACCCAGGTGGCGTTCTCGCAGTCCGAACGTTTCGAAGCGAACGACCTCGATCGCACGGCCGGCTGCATCCGCGACATCGCGCACGCCTACTCGCAGGATGGCGGCCTGGCGGTCCTGTACGGGAACATCGCCGAAAAGGGCTGCATCGTCAAGACGGCCGGCGTGGATGAAAGCATCCTGAAGTTCTCCGGCAAGGCACGCGTGTTCGAAAGCCAGGACTCGGCGGTGGAAGCCATCCTGGGCGACACGGTGCATGCCGGCGACGTGGTCATCATCCGCTACGAAGGCCCGAAAGGCGGCCCGGGCATGCAGGAGATGCTGTATCCCACGTCGTACATCAAGTCCAAGGGTCTCGGCAAGGCCTGCGCGCTGTTTACCGACGGGCGTTTCTCCGGCGGCTCCTCGGGCCTGGTGATCGGCCACGCGTCGCCCGAGGCGGCCGAAGGCGGCGCGATCGGCCTGGTGGAAGAGGGCGACATGATCGACATCGACATCCCGAACCGCACGATCAACCTGCGCGTGACCACCGAGGAACTGGCGCACCGCCGCGCCCTGATGGAAGAACTCGGTGCCGCCGCCTGGCATCCGGTCAACCGCGAGCGTGCCGTCTCGCAGGCACTGCGTGCCTACGCCGCGCTGACCACCTCCGCCGACCGCGGCGCCGTGCGCGACCTGTCGCAGCTGAAGCGGTAA
- a CDS encoding c-type cytochrome has translation MKRFVMGAMVVGSAFLSQAAMANADLAKAKNCMACHAVANKLVGPAYKDVAAKYAGQKDAEAKLVTKVIKGGSGVWGAIPMPANPQVSEADAKTLVKWILAQK, from the coding sequence ATGAAACGTTTCGTGATGGGTGCAATGGTGGTGGGTTCGGCTTTCCTGTCGCAGGCTGCGATGGCAAACGCGGACCTGGCGAAGGCGAAAAACTGCATGGCTTGCCACGCTGTTGCGAACAAGCTCGTGGGCCCTGCCTACAAGGATGTGGCCGCCAAGTATGCCGGCCAGAAGGATGCGGAAGCCAAGCTGGTGACCAAGGTGATCAAGGGCGGTTCCGGCGTGTGGGGCGCGATCCCGATGCCCGCCAACCCGCAGGTGAGCGAAGCGGATGCGAAAACGCTCGTCAAATGGATTCTGGCGCAAAAGTAA
- a CDS encoding LysR family transcriptional regulator has translation MNIELRQLRYFVTVAEELHFGRAAKRLHMTQPPLSQTILALEDMLGTALFDRNRRGVALTAAGEALLPEARRLLAQAGELPGLVKRAATGATGKLVLAFVSSADYSVLPPSLRAYRAAFPQVQITLLEATSDLQLEELLHGRVDAGLLIPPLPEKARAELDYLPVLNEPLILASPANLPELQGKHEANLRALPPLPLIIFPRVISPGLYDAILAVFRAARITPVIGQEAIQMQTIVSLVSAGMGIALVPQSVSNLRRPGVEYRPLSQTTPLVETGLAWRRDNTSPVLKGFLDLMRKRL, from the coding sequence ATGAACATTGAACTTCGCCAGCTGCGCTACTTTGTGACCGTGGCCGAGGAACTGCATTTCGGCCGCGCGGCGAAGCGCCTGCACATGACGCAGCCGCCGTTGTCGCAGACGATTCTCGCACTGGAAGACATGCTGGGCACCGCCCTCTTCGACCGCAACCGCCGCGGGGTGGCATTGACCGCGGCCGGCGAGGCGCTGCTGCCGGAGGCGCGCCGCCTGCTGGCGCAGGCCGGTGAACTGCCGGGCCTCGTGAAACGGGCGGCAACGGGCGCGACGGGCAAGCTGGTACTGGCGTTCGTATCCTCCGCCGACTACAGCGTGCTGCCGCCTTCGTTGCGTGCGTACCGCGCCGCCTTTCCGCAGGTGCAGATCACGCTGCTTGAAGCGACCTCCGACCTGCAGCTGGAAGAACTGCTGCACGGCCGCGTCGACGCGGGCCTGCTGATCCCGCCGTTGCCCGAGAAGGCCAGGGCCGAACTGGATTACCTGCCGGTGCTGAACGAGCCGCTGATCCTGGCATCGCCGGCCAATCTGCCGGAACTGCAAGGCAAGCACGAAGCCAACCTGCGCGCGTTGCCGCCGCTGCCGCTGATTATCTTCCCCCGGGTGATTTCGCCCGGCCTGTACGACGCGATCCTGGCCGTGTTCCGCGCCGCGCGCATCACGCCCGTGATCGGGCAGGAAGCGATCCAGATGCAGACGATCGTGAGCCTGGTGTCGGCTGGCATGGGTATCGCACTTGTGCCACAATCGGTCTCCAACCTGCGCCGCCCGGGAGTAGAATACCGGCCCCTGTCGCAAACCACCCCGCTGGTCGAGACGGGCCTGGCCTGGCGCCGCGACAATACCTCGCCCGTCCTCAAGGGCTTCCTGGATTTGATGAGAAAGAGACTCTGA
- the groL gene encoding chaperonin GroEL (60 kDa chaperone family; promotes refolding of misfolded polypeptides especially under stressful conditions; forms two stacked rings of heptamers to form a barrel-shaped 14mer; ends can be capped by GroES; misfolded proteins enter the barrel where they are refolded when GroES binds) — translation MAAKEVIFGDAARAKMVEGINILANAVKVTLGPKGRNVVLERSFGSPTVTKDGVSVAKEIELKDKLQNMGAQMVKEVASKTSDNAGDGTTTATVLAQAIVREGMKFVAAGMNPMDLKRGIDKAVAATVEELAKISKPCTTSKEIAQVGAISANSDYSIGERIAEAMEKVGKEGVITVEDGKSLNDELDIVEGMQFDRGYLSPYFINNQEKQVAILENPFVLLCDKKISNIRDLLPVLEQVAKAGRPLLIIAEDIEGEALATLVVNNIRGILKTCAVKAPGFGDRRKAMLEDIAVLTGGQVVAEEIGLTLEKITLAELGQAKRIEVGKENTIVIDGAGDASNIEGRVAQIRTQIEGATSDYDREKLQERVAKLAGGVAVIKVGAATEVEMKEKKARVEDALHATRAAVEEGIVPGGGVALLRARAALTVKGDNPDQDAGIKIVLRAMEEPLRMIVQNAGEEASVVVNAVLAGTGNYGYNAANGTYGDMVEMGVLDPAKVTRSALQNAASIAGLMLTTDCMVAEVTEDKPAGGMGGMGGMGGMGGMDGMM, via the coding sequence ATGGCAGCTAAAGAAGTGATTTTCGGCGACGCAGCGCGCGCCAAAATGGTTGAAGGCATCAACATCCTGGCCAACGCGGTCAAGGTCACGCTGGGCCCGAAAGGCCGCAACGTGGTACTGGAACGCTCGTTCGGTTCCCCGACCGTGACCAAGGATGGTGTGTCGGTCGCCAAGGAAATCGAATTGAAGGACAAGCTGCAGAACATGGGCGCGCAGATGGTCAAGGAAGTCGCTTCGAAGACTTCCGACAACGCCGGCGACGGCACCACCACCGCGACCGTGCTGGCACAGGCCATCGTGCGCGAAGGCATGAAGTTCGTTGCCGCCGGCATGAACCCGATGGACCTGAAGCGCGGCATCGACAAGGCCGTGGCCGCCACCGTCGAAGAACTGGCGAAGATCTCCAAGCCATGCACCACGTCGAAGGAAATCGCCCAGGTTGGCGCGATCTCCGCGAATTCCGACTACTCGATCGGCGAGCGCATTGCCGAAGCGATGGAAAAAGTGGGCAAGGAAGGCGTGATCACCGTGGAAGACGGCAAGTCGCTGAACGACGAGCTGGACATCGTGGAAGGCATGCAGTTCGACCGCGGCTACCTGTCGCCGTACTTCATCAACAACCAGGAAAAGCAAGTCGCCATCCTGGAGAACCCGTTCGTTCTGCTGTGCGACAAGAAAATCTCGAACATCCGTGACCTGCTGCCGGTACTGGAGCAAGTGGCCAAGGCTGGCCGTCCGCTGCTGATCATCGCCGAAGACATCGAAGGCGAAGCACTGGCGACCCTGGTGGTCAACAACATCCGCGGCATCCTGAAAACCTGCGCCGTCAAGGCACCGGGCTTCGGCGACCGTCGCAAGGCCATGCTGGAAGACATCGCCGTGCTGACCGGCGGCCAGGTCGTTGCTGAAGAAATCGGCCTGACGCTGGAAAAAATCACGCTGGCCGAACTGGGCCAGGCAAAGCGCATCGAAGTGGGCAAGGAAAACACGATCGTCATCGACGGCGCCGGCGATGCGTCGAACATCGAAGGCCGTGTGGCACAGATCCGTACCCAGATCGAAGGCGCGACCTCCGACTACGACCGTGAAAAGCTGCAGGAACGCGTGGCCAAGCTGGCCGGCGGCGTTGCCGTGATCAAGGTTGGCGCTGCCACCGAAGTCGAGATGAAAGAGAAGAAAGCCCGCGTGGAAGATGCTCTGCACGCTACCCGCGCTGCCGTGGAAGAAGGCATTGTTCCTGGCGGCGGCGTGGCCCTGCTGCGTGCCCGCGCTGCGCTGACCGTGAAGGGTGACAACCCTGACCAGGACGCCGGCATCAAGATCGTGCTGCGCGCGATGGAAGAACCGCTGCGCATGATCGTCCAGAACGCCGGCGAAGAAGCATCCGTCGTCGTCAATGCAGTCCTGGCCGGCACCGGCAACTACGGCTACAACGCCGCCAACGGCACCTACGGCGACATGGTGGAAATGGGCGTGCTGGATCCGGCCAAGGTGACCCGTTCGGCACTGCAGAACGCCGCATCGATCGCCGGCCTGATGCTGACGACCGACTGCATGGTGGCTGAAGTGACGGAAGACAAGCCAGCCGGCGGCATGGGTGGCATGGGCGGCATGGGTGGCATGGGCGGCATGGACGGCATGATGTAA
- a CDS encoding cell division protein ZapA, with protein sequence MSNVDVNILGSSYRLVCKEGEERALREAAALLDKKMTTIRDTGKVKGNDRIAVMAALSMAAEFLTAKAPAGPLSEISLLEVQHKIAAMHRVLDSALTPQENLF encoded by the coding sequence ATGAGCAACGTGGACGTCAATATCCTCGGTTCATCGTACCGCCTCGTCTGCAAGGAAGGCGAAGAACGCGCGTTGCGCGAAGCCGCCGCACTGCTGGACAAGAAAATGACCACCATACGCGATACCGGCAAGGTGAAGGGCAACGACCGCATCGCCGTGATGGCCGCGCTGTCGATGGCCGCCGAGTTCCTGACGGCCAAAGCGCCGGCCGGACCGCTGTCCGAGATCTCGCTGCTCGAAGTGCAGCACAAGATCGCCGCGATGCATCGGGTGCTCGACAGTGCGCTGACCCCGCAGGAAAATCTCTTCTGA
- a CDS encoding thiamine pyrophosphate-requiring protein, protein MADTVGDFLLQRLHAWGVQRVYGYPGDGINGIMGAFSRQEEIEFIQVRHEEMAAFMATAHAKFTGEVGVCLATSGPGAVHLLNGLYDAKLDHQGVVAIVGQQKRMSIGSDYQQEVDLPALFKDVAHEYVHMATDPAQVRHLIDRAFRIAKEERAVTCLIFPNDVQELDAVPHPPREHGANHSGIGTLTRSHVPPLDALQQAARILNEGRKVAILAGAGALHATDELIEVADILGAGIAKALLGKAAVPDDLPFVTGTIGLLGTKPSHDMMNDCDTLLMVGSNFPYSEHLPKEGQARGVQIDIDARRASVRYPMEFNLIGDSRDTLRALIPLLQRKTDRAWQDEIRGNVERWWRVLEGRAMNEANPINPQRVFWELSPRLPDDCIIVGDSGSATNWYARDVKIRRGMMTSVSGGLSTMGCAVPYAIAAKFAHPERQVIALVGDGAMQMNGINGLITIAKYWRRWGNGKLVVMVLNNQDLNLVTWEERVMGGSPKFEDSQAVPDFPYAQYAELVGLKGIRIDSADAVAAGWEAALASDRPCVLEMVTDPNVPPLPPDVPAKQAAAYFKALLKGDPDALATVRASIKETWESWFPPKKE, encoded by the coding sequence ATGGCAGACACGGTAGGCGACTTCCTCCTGCAACGATTGCATGCCTGGGGCGTGCAGCGCGTGTATGGATACCCCGGCGACGGCATCAACGGCATCATGGGCGCCTTCAGCCGGCAGGAAGAGATCGAATTCATCCAGGTGCGGCACGAGGAAATGGCCGCCTTCATGGCCACCGCACATGCCAAGTTCACCGGTGAAGTGGGCGTCTGCCTGGCCACGTCCGGCCCGGGCGCGGTGCACCTGCTCAACGGCCTGTACGACGCCAAGCTCGATCACCAGGGCGTGGTGGCGATCGTCGGCCAGCAAAAGCGCATGTCGATCGGCAGCGACTACCAGCAGGAAGTGGACCTGCCCGCGCTGTTCAAGGACGTGGCGCACGAATACGTGCACATGGCCACCGACCCGGCGCAGGTGCGCCACCTGATCGACCGCGCGTTCCGCATCGCCAAGGAAGAACGCGCCGTCACCTGCCTCATCTTCCCGAACGACGTGCAGGAACTGGACGCCGTGCCGCACCCGCCGCGCGAGCACGGCGCCAATCATTCGGGCATTGGCACGCTGACGCGCAGCCACGTGCCGCCGCTCGACGCGTTGCAGCAGGCGGCGCGCATCCTGAACGAAGGCAGGAAGGTGGCGATCCTGGCCGGTGCCGGGGCGCTGCACGCCACCGACGAGCTGATCGAAGTGGCCGACATCCTCGGCGCCGGCATCGCCAAGGCGCTGCTCGGCAAGGCCGCGGTGCCCGACGACCTGCCGTTCGTCACCGGTACCATCGGCCTGCTGGGCACCAAGCCCAGCCACGACATGATGAACGATTGCGACACGCTGCTGATGGTGGGCTCCAACTTCCCGTACAGCGAACACCTGCCGAAGGAAGGCCAGGCGCGCGGCGTGCAGATCGACATCGACGCGCGGCGCGCCAGCGTGCGCTACCCGATGGAATTCAACCTGATCGGCGATTCGCGCGACACGCTGCGCGCCCTGATCCCGCTGTTGCAGCGCAAGACCGACCGGGCGTGGCAGGACGAGATCCGCGGCAACGTGGAGCGCTGGTGGCGCGTGCTCGAAGGCCGTGCGATGAACGAGGCCAACCCGATCAACCCGCAGCGCGTGTTCTGGGAACTGTCGCCGCGCCTGCCGGACGATTGCATCATCGTCGGCGATTCCGGCTCGGCCACCAACTGGTATGCGCGCGACGTGAAGATCCGGCGCGGCATGATGACCAGCGTGTCCGGCGGCCTGTCCACGATGGGCTGCGCGGTGCCGTACGCGATCGCCGCCAAGTTCGCCCATCCGGAACGCCAGGTGATCGCGCTGGTGGGCGACGGCGCGATGCAGATGAACGGCATCAACGGGCTGATCACCATCGCCAAGTACTGGCGGCGCTGGGGCAACGGCAAGCTGGTCGTCATGGTGCTCAACAACCAGGACCTGAACCTGGTCACGTGGGAAGAGCGCGTGATGGGCGGCTCGCCGAAATTCGAGGACTCGCAAGCCGTGCCGGATTTTCCGTACGCGCAATATGCGGAACTGGTCGGCCTGAAGGGCATCCGGATCGACAGCGCCGATGCGGTGGCCGCCGGATGGGAAGCGGCGCTGGCATCGGACCGGCCGTGCGTGCTGGAGATGGTCACCGATCCCAACGTGCCGCCGCTGCCGCCGGATGTGCCGGCCAAGCAGGCGGCAGCCTACTTCAAGGCGCTGCTGAAGGGCGACCCGGATGCGCTGGCCACCGTGCGCGCCAGCATCAAGGAAACCTGGGAATCGTGGTTCCCGCCGAAAAAGGAATAG
- a CDS encoding TIGR04438 family Trp-rich protein, whose product MPIILVILALCALRFFEVWRFAGLSWWWIAGLMLLAFIWFEFLEPMLGLDKRKAHDVDAKRRKDRVTERFGAPKKK is encoded by the coding sequence ATGCCGATCATCCTTGTCATCCTTGCACTTTGCGCGCTGCGCTTTTTCGAAGTCTGGCGCTTTGCCGGCCTGTCGTGGTGGTGGATCGCGGGGCTGATGCTGCTCGCGTTCATCTGGTTCGAGTTCCTCGAGCCGATGCTGGGGCTGGACAAGCGCAAGGCGCATGACGTCGATGCCAAGCGGCGCAAGGATCGCGTCACGGAGCGCTTTGGTGCGCCGAAGAAGAAATAA
- a CDS encoding EVE domain-containing protein, with the protein MPKQYWLMKSEPDDVSFDDVLAAKDQTTSWYGVRNYQARNFIRDGMQVGDGVLFYHSSCAVPGIAGIAEIASMPYPDATQFDPDSPYFDPKATPENPRWTGIDVKAVKKGRYVDLTELRSHPELEHMRLLAKGSRLSVMPVEPAEWRFILKLIE; encoded by the coding sequence ATGCCGAAACAGTACTGGCTGATGAAGTCCGAACCCGACGACGTCAGTTTCGACGACGTGCTGGCAGCAAAGGACCAGACCACGTCGTGGTACGGCGTGCGCAACTACCAGGCACGCAACTTCATTCGCGACGGCATGCAGGTCGGCGACGGCGTGCTGTTCTACCACTCCAGCTGCGCGGTGCCGGGCATCGCCGGCATCGCGGAAATCGCCAGCATGCCGTACCCGGATGCCACGCAGTTCGATCCGGACAGTCCGTATTTCGATCCGAAGGCCACGCCGGAAAATCCGCGCTGGACGGGCATCGACGTAAAGGCCGTGAAGAAGGGCCGCTACGTGGACCTGACGGAGTTGCGCAGCCACCCCGAGCTGGAGCACATGCGCCTGCTGGCCAAGGGCAGCAGGCTGTCCGTGATGCCGGTGGAGCCGGCCGAATGGCGCTTCATCCTCAAACTGATCGAATAG
- the groES gene encoding co-chaperone GroES: protein MNLRPLHDRVIVKRLDQETKTASGLIIPDAAAEKPDQGEVLAVGNGKVSDTGTLRALEVKVGDRVLFGKYSGQAVKVDGEELLVMREEDIMAIVQK, encoded by the coding sequence ATGAACCTTCGCCCTTTGCACGATCGCGTCATCGTCAAACGTCTGGACCAGGAAACCAAGACTGCTTCCGGCCTGATCATCCCTGACGCCGCCGCTGAAAAGCCGGATCAGGGTGAAGTGCTGGCAGTCGGCAACGGCAAAGTGTCGGACACCGGTACGCTGCGCGCACTGGAAGTCAAGGTCGGCGATCGCGTTCTCTTCGGCAAATACTCCGGCCAGGCTGTCAAGGTCGACGGCGAAGAGCTGCTGGTGATGCGCGAAGAAGACATCATGGCCATCGTCCAAAAGTAA